GACAGGCACTGAGCCTGGCTGGGTGCTAGAGAAGGGGCTGAGGTCCTGCCCTGGTTTGGGTGCCCAGTCTGGGTGCTGGGATGCAGCTGGCAGAGGCTCCAACTCTGCTTCTCAGGAGCCCTTCACGGTTTGGGATGTGTTGACAGAGGCTGGGGGTGTTGGCAGGGAGcaccccttccccttccccttccccaaacctgcccagggcagggccagcccggGAGCAGAATCAGGCTGGGGTCACACTGCTGCGGGCACCCACCCACCCTGCACCCCGACCCCGTCTGCCCCCTCCTTTGGGTGGGGGGCATCCTTAGGGGCGGCACCACTCCTCCACTGCCCGCAGCTGCTGCGGGGACTGACAGAGGCTCTCCTGGCCGCCGCTCCTGTACAATTCCCATTTATTATTTCGAGACCTCATTCCAGAGAAGTCCACTAACTCCTGAGCAACCTACCGGGCTCCCCCCAGAGCCCCTGGAGCTGAAGCAACGAAACTTTTAGGGGAAGGAGACGTGGGGTTCCGGGTGCTTAGAGTTTCCGAAAATAAAAGGGAGGGTAgaaattcaagagaaaaaaaacatctgcCCCTCTGCCACCCCACGCTGGGGCTCGGGGATGCTCCAGGTACCCAGGAAGGGGTCCCTGTCCCAGTGCAGTGGCACGGGGCTGTGCGGTGCCCCCCGGCCCGGCTggtgggagggatggggaggtgCAGGAGCAGTCCCGTGGGAGCCAGGAGCATCAGAGCTGAGAGTAGAGGGAGTTCTCCATCTCTGGCGTCAGCTTGGTGTGGAAGGAGGCGAGGCCCACCCCGAaatctgcagggagagggaagagagccGTCAGTACTGCAGCTAAGCCCCTTGCACCCTGGCTCCCGTGGGAggctgcttggggactggcaCCCAGCgggggggtgcggggagggCACACAGACCCCCCCTGGGGCATcgctgcaggctggggagccaggagctggagcCTGGTGCCCACCCCAATAGCTGGTCACCCCCATCCAGGACAGAGGGAGCAGGGTACACATTGTCCACACAGGGCAGGTCGAGCCCGCTCCCCATGAGTATCCCCACAGTCGGGGTCCCTCCCGCCATCCCCCTGGGCCATACCCATCTCTGCGTCCAGGCGCCCGGGCGGTGGGGGGTTCTTGCGGTGGTCCTCGATGTGCAGGGTCATCTCCTCCCGCGAGGCGGTGGAGTAGGGGCACTGCATGCAGGTGTAGCGGCCCCGCGTGTGCTCCCACACGATGCGGCTGTTGGAGGAGTGCCCTGCAAGGACGGGCGAGGAGGGAAGCACAGTGCtcgccccccggccccccgccaTGGCCGGGGGGGGCTGTGCCCAGGAGCTCCCCCCGCCAGCGGGAGCCATGTGAAGTGGCAGTGCagggtgcagggcaggaggccCTGGGTGCCGGTTGCATCgtgctgggtgctgtggggcTCGGATCGGCCAGTGCTATTGGGGGCAGGAGCTCCCCCTGCTCCAAGCCCCACGTGCACGGAGGTCGCCTTCCCAAGGGAGGAACCCCAAATCTGGGAGCAAGGAGCGAGGCTGTGCCCCCCCGGCCCCGACCTCCCTTTGCCTGTCACCTCTCCGCACCCCATGGAGCGAAGGGCAGCAGTTTCCAGCCCGGCCTCGGGGCTGGGGCAACTGGGGGGACTTGAGCccaagcagctgctgcagctccttctcctgctgcttctgcccttGTTCCAGAGGAACCAAGCTGGGCGGTTCCTGGGGGTACGCAGCCAGCGACCCCCCCCTGTCTCCGAGCCTACCTGGGCGGCATCCCCTCTCCGCGTGGCTCCCGAAATCGAGGGAGCCTgccctccccctctgctctccgGGGAGCATCGCGGCACCCCGTGGGACCTATCCCATCCCCTGTGGCCCCCCCTCGccacccaccaccccccccagtGACAGAAAGCAGCCCCCAACCAGTAGGTGCCAAACTAACCTGGAGTCACTCCTGAGCCAAAGCATGGGAGGAGTGGGCTGACACTCACACCTGCGGAGGGAATCGAGGGGCAAGACAAGCATTAGGTCTTCCCCTCCCTGGGGGGGGACACGTGGGAGGGCAGGCCTGGCCCGGCCCCCCGCCTCGCACCCCCAGCACGccggggagcagcagggctgggaaaatTTGGAGGCTTGTTTTTGGTGGTTGCTGGCGCTTTCTCCAATTGAGCATCCCTGCGAGTGGGATGGAGGGGGCGGCGGaggtgggatggggctggggcgggggggaggccAGGGTGGCCCCGCGTGGGGCCGGGAGGAGGGGGATCCTCGGCTGGCCGACGGTGGGTCCtcctccaggagctgctggtcAAGGCGGGAGCAGAAGAAGGTTTGCCCGAACGTCCCCGCGCGCTCACCTTGGCTTTTCTTCCAGACGGCGTTGGAGATGGGGGGGCCGTGGCCCGGCACGTAGGGCCGGAGGCGATGCTGCGCCGGGGGCTGGGCCAAGCTGTAGGGCGAAGGGTGCACGTAGGACAGGAACGGCCCCGGCACCGAGGAGGGGGGTGGCCCCGAGAACCGAGTCAAGGACGATGGCCCGAAaaggctgggctccagcagcgggaaggggtggggggcCGGCGAGACCAGCGGCAGCGCCTCCAGCGAGCCGGGCAGCTCggggaggctggtggggagcGTGGCGGGGGCCGCCGGGGCAGTGTCCGCGCCAGGGAGGATGGCTTCTTTCTCCGGGGGCCGGATAATGCTCGGGAGCTTGGGCAGCCCTTCGGGTGGCTTGGCCGGGGGCTCCTTCTCCAGGGCAGAGGTAGCAGGCAGGACAGGCTTGTCGGCTTTGGGGGGCGGCGTGGGGCTGCTGGCACTGTCGGAGCAGACGTGCAGGTGCTTGAAGAGGGAGCGGTGCGTCCGGAAGCGCAGCATGCAGTTCTCACACCTGCGGGGCCAGGGGAAGCAGCGTCAGCACTCCCCTTTGCAtcacaccccccccaccccggccccggggTCTGCCACTGAGATGGGGGCTCTGCAAAGGTGGGAGCCCGTGTGCTCGGGGCTGTTTGGGAGCTGACGGGTGCCCCCAGATAGGACGTGCCGTGGGAGGTGTCTGCAGGGAGATGGCAGGGCGGCatgggatggggacggggaccAGCGGGACTCACTTGAAGTAGCGGTTTGGCTTGTAGTGCACCTTCATGTGGGCCATGAGGTCCTGCATGCTGGGGAAGGTCTCTGTGCAGCCCAGCGTGGGGCACTGGAAGGTTTTGCCTGAGCAAAGAAATAAGGCAGAGATTCAACAACAGCCCGGCTGTGCTGCaccccccggggctgggggcagccccaCCAGTGGGTCTCCAGCACCTCCCACACTCTCCCCACTCCCATAAAGTGCTGTGCAGCATCTCCCAGAGGTACAGGCACCGCCACCAGTGCTGCCTCAGCTTTAAGCCCTGCTTTGCCACCTCCCAGCCAAAAAAGGGCACCCTGGAGTGAGGCAGGGTGTCCCAGCCTTACCCTCGAGGGACTGCGTGGGTCTGTAGTGGACCTTCAGGTGGTCCATCAGCTCCTGCATGCTGGGGAAGGCCAGTTTGCAGCCGTAGCTCGAGCACTGGTAGTGCTTGCCTGGAAGGAGACAGATCCGTTGGCCTCATCCCTGCCCCTGTTGCTGTcaccggggcagggctggggctcggCTCACCTGGGACAGGTCTGCGCTTCAGCGGCCGCAGGTCCTGGACTGAGGTCCCTCCGCTCCCTGCCACCGGCATCGGGCCGCCGGGCAGAGCTGCTTCGCTGCAACCTGCCGCAAGCAGAGACAAGCCTCAGCCCCTGCCTAAACCACCTCCCTCTTTGCCCTCCTTCCTACCCTTTACAAATAGGGGCTCAGGCAATTAGGGGGGGGGGTCTGGTGGGGTCTGGCTTGGAAGGGGCCGGACAGGCAGGAGCCCTCCAGGGTGGTTAGAGATGGGAGGGTCTTTGCTCTAGAAAAAGCTGCTGGTATGAAGGCAAAGTCTGCTGGTGTCTTGAACACACTGGGTGATGCCACATGCACGCCTGTGCACACCCATGCAAACCCGTGCGCACCCATGCACACCCTCAGGGTGCTCCCAGCCACCCCTCTGGGGTGGGATTCGGCCAAAGGGACCACGCAGCAACAGGAGTGAAGGCTTCTCTCCCTTGTCCTCCCCCGAATCCTCTCACCACCACCCCCAGACAAGGGACTCACCTGCCCCGTCTCCAGCGTATTTACCCCCCAGGGAGAAGGTGGGCACAGCCTCGTCCTTCTCTGTCTTCATGGTCTGGCCAGTGGTGGGCACGGGGCGAGGCACGCACCGCTGACGGCGTCTTCTCCTGGTGATGCTACACCGAGCGCAAGGGCGAGAGGTTAAAGCCCAGCACGGAGCGATGTCgactgcctcctcttcctcctccttggtGCCCCGTGGCTGTGGGACTGACCCTCCCGCCCGGGGACCTCCAGGGCCAAGCTGGCAGCAGATCCTGGCTTCACAGGGGCTTTGCAGCATCTCTGCGGGGTGGAtgtgctgcaaaggcagcactTCGCCCTGGGGGCTTTGAGCATGGCCCCCCATGGGGAGCAGTGGCCAGGCTTTGAAGCCAGAGCTGTCGTTGTCCCTTCCCGCTTCTCCCGCCCCAGGGGTGGTCCACAAAGCCCCCGAAAGGTCCCCCCCAGCAGCCGATCGGCCCAGCCTGCCCCACTCATTGCCAGACTCCTGCTTTGTGATAAGGTCCAGCCCACAGCACCTATAGTCAAAaattcccccccccaaaccacaggaccccccctccctgccaagCCAACGCAGCCCTGGCGCTGCCGCAGCAGGGATCgcaggagctgctccagcctcttTTGCTCCCGGCCAGGCCGAGGGTCTCACTGGATGCCCCCCCGTCTGCCCCCCCCCGCAGTTTTGAAGGGTTTTCCAGCCAAGAGGAGCAGCAGGTCCCATTGCATGACCGGGACATTGGCAGCAGGACTCGATGCTGATGGGCGTGTGGGGACAGTTCCTTCACACAAGCTACATCAGATGGTCCCCAAAATTAAATCGGCTTGGCCTCACGGAGCCTCGGCACGAGGCTTCGACACGGAAAAGCCAACCACTAACTCCCAgcaaaaagcatctgaaaagtCCCTCACTTCAGGAGATTTCTCAATAGTGTCGTAATGTcaaagttaaaaggaaaataaaccaataataataatgataatgataataataaaaataaaaattaaaaaataatcagtgctAGGGCTGCGGAGTGGCTGCAACATGCACACCTACAGTTGGTTAGAGGGTTAACATCTCCCCAAGAGCTCAATGACTCCCAAAGCAAATGTCCCTGGGGATCGGCCTTGCTGGGTGCAACGAGGTGTGCCCGCATCCATCCCATCCCTCCTGGCCTTGCCTGACCTGCCCGTTAGCATCTGTTCAAGAGGCATTTTCCCAGCTTTTCCGCTCCAGCCCGGCTCCCGGCCGGTCGCACACAGCGGGGCTTTAGCCTGGCAAAGGCAGGCTCAGCGGCTGTTACTGCAGCAACCGGTGGTGCTGGGATTGCAACCCATTGGGCAATAAATCGGGGGGGGGAATCCGTGCGGGATTATTTCTCCGGCTGCCCCCAGGCTTGCGGCTTTGTTTAGGGGttgcattgccttttttttttgttgttgttttctcaGCTTGGCTGCTTCTGCCGGTGCTGCAGGATGCAACCTGCACCGAGGCCGGGACTGGTTGGAGGGCTGGTCGCCCCAGAGCCGGGGGTTTGGGGCAGGGCCAGGGGCTGATTGTGTCCCGGGAGGGGGAATTcagccctggctggaggggTTGGTTTGCTTGGGCTACACGAAGCAGCATGGCCAGGGCGGGGTAAACACTGAGTAGAAAGTTCACGGCAGCTTTGATGGAGCTTTGTTCTATCAGGAGGGGGAAATGCagttttgctgggaaaaaaagtctcaggAATCTTCTCTTGaggaagaaagcatgaaaaggGTCGAGGCAGGGCTACGTCTTCCTGCTCAGCCCCTTGGGCAGCGTCCGTGCGGCACTGCCACGTTTCGGTGGCTGTCCCTGAAGCAGCAGAGCTTCGGTGCTGCTGGAGCACTGCCTCGTAGCGCGAGTCCTCGAGACTGTAGTGAATCTCCCCTGGGTCACCGCTTCCCTGCTGGAAACGCTGACTCCGGATCAATCCTCAATGGCACCGCCTGTCCCCAGCGCCTGCTGACAGTCCCCCTGGGGACCGATGGCCTCCAATGGCCTTCAGATGAGGCCGTAAGGGAGCAGGATGCCGCACCCACTGCACCAAGAGCTCAGCTGGAGCCcaggcaatttttttcaagaaaccGGGAAATTCTTCCTTGGCAGCATTGCAGCAGGGCTGTCggctcctggggcagggagctCCCAGTGCTCCAGGGTCAAACCCAGCGGTGCCTTTGGATGTTACAGCTCATGCTGAaacctccctcctctccctctcgGATGCGCTGTCTGATGCCGCTCTCCATTTCCCAGTTGCAGATGGTACCCCAGTGATGCGttttaagctgatttttttcctctggaaaagcTGGGAAAATGCCTCTGAGCAGATGCTAACGGGCAGGTCTGGTGAGGGCAGGCAGGACGGATGCAGGCGCACCTTGTTGCAGCCAGCACGCCTGCACACACCTGCACCCAGCTTGCAGCCCTCCAACGTCCCGCCGGAGCAAAGCTGTTCAACACGGGTGCGTTTTCGGCAGCGGACATGATGGCAGCACCATAGCATCGCAGTATGCTGGGCCCAGGCCCTGGTTTTCGGGGAGCCAGTGGCATCTGTAtcattttgctgtcatttgtCATCTCCCGTGGGACGGTGTCCAACACTTTTCATTCTCCAGGACCCTCCGTTCTGCAACCCTGAGCAGGATGCTCTGGCCCAGGTGCCGCTGACCTGCCaccgtccccatccccagtgACCCCAACATGGTCACCGGAGACGCGACTCCCCCAGCGCCGGTGCAAACCCTGCCCTGGAAACCTGAATCCCAGAGCCACCGCAAATGCGGGGTCACTTTTTGCAGGGTTTTCCTGCCGCAGGTTCAGTCTCCCTGAAAACCTGCTGGCACCAAACTCCCTCGCTCCGGCCCCTGTGGTGAACGGGGACCCTGGAAAAATCCTTTTGGGGGGCTGACAGCAACAAGCAGGGTGAGCAGGAGGATTTGCAGCTACTGGTCACCCAGAGCAGCCTCTGGTGCTGATTCAGTTAATAATTAATACAGCTCATCTCCCTCAAACAAACCAGGGGGTTTATACATATCACCAAGCACAGAAGACTTTTACAAACCCACCCCGGGAGGATAAATGGGACAAATAATCCTATTTGAGCATCTCTGTGTGGTCTATGGCCAGAGGTTGCAGAAGCTTCCCAAAACGCAGCTCCTTGGCATAGGAGATGAGAGACAAAGGCTCCGAACAAGGGGCTCATGTGATCGCTCAGCCGGTGAGCGCCGAGCGGCACGGAGGGAGGAAACACAGGCTGTGACAGCAGCACGGCTCCTGCCAGCGCGGCGAgccccccgcctgccccggcaTGCGCTCCAGCCACCGGTCACGGGGTTAAAATGCATGTCGTAAATTAAAATGCACGTCGTAAATTCTCCTGTTGCCTTCAGACATTACAGGAAGCCCTGCAAGAGTCGGTGTGGGGGGGAAGATGCTCTGGAAATCTCTGCTGcccggcagcccctgcctcaCAGCCACGGGCTTTGCGATGCCCACCGCAACTTGGGTGCCCTGATCCCAGCTTGGGCTGGAGCAAAGCCGCTGCCTCGATGTTTTACCCCTGCACCTCGCTCCGAGGTCAGGCTCCCTGCTTTCCAACTCAGAAAATCTGCCCGGAGAGCCCCACGGAGCCCACCCCGAACCCCGTCACGGCTGCTGCCAGTGGCAGCGTGGGCATCCAAGGGGGTGAGCGCTGAGCCTTGTGCACAGCCACTGGGCCACGTCCCCACAGttgacatgggggcagcttgGCCGAGGCCCTTCAGTGGTTCCTTGGGAAACATCTTGCAGCCTTCCCCGCAGagctgcccagggcagcccgGGGGTCCCTGCCATCCCACCGGCTTGCTCCAAACCATCAGTGACCCAGGTGGCATGCGAATGGGGAAGAGCTATGCTGCCATTTCCCCATGTCCCCGCACCATCCTGGTGCCCACCTTTACCTGCCTGCCCGCGGCCGGCCGATCCACCGGCCTACGGCAgctcttcagctggaaaaagacCCTCTTTCCTTTCAGGAGCCATCTGGGGAGGATGGACCTTCCTCCCTGAGCCCGGACAAAGCTGCCCGCTGAGCAGGCGGCCCTGGCCCCCGTCAAGTTCACGCCGTGGCCGAGGTGCGGGAGCCCCCTCGCTCCAGCAGCAGACGAGCAGCcgcatcccccagcccctgaCAGCAACAAAGCGGCTCCCACGTGTGCGGGAAGATGGAGAGACCGCAGGGAGACCCCAGTGGGTGCAACCCTGGATGCTCGGGTGGCAAAGCGGGTCCCGGTGCTCCCACAGGCCACACATGCCTGCAAAGACCCAGGGCTAACGGCTCCCGTGGCTAGCTGTCCCTGTGTTACTAGCCCCACAGGTAGTAACCCCCACGGCTAGCAGCCCCCCATGGGTAGCACCCCATGGCTAGTGGTTTCTGTGGCTAGTAGCCCCCCATGGGTAATACACCCACGGCTACTAGCCCCTGTGGGCAGTAACACAGCCATGGCTACCACCCCCCATGGCTAATCGCCCCACGGGCAGTGGCCCCCGTAACCTGGAGCCCCCCGTGGGCAGCAGCCCCACGGCTGGTGCCCCCCCCACACGGGCAGGGCGGCTTTGCCcgtagcccccccccccctcctccgcaGCCCCCGGTGCACGTCCCAGCTCCTTGCAaagccccgccgcccccggtGCCGGTACACCCCCCCGGTGCCGGTGCTCCCTTCCCGGTGCCAGTCTCCCCGCTGACCCCGGTCCCAGCCGGTACCCGGTGCTCCggtgctgccccccccccgcgtTGCACCGCCCGTCCCGTCCCCGCACGTaccggggctgcggcggggccggcgccgcCCGGAGCGCGCATcagcggcggcgcggccgcgggGCCATTTTCTGCGCGGAGCTGTCGCGAGagcggggggaggaggaggaggaggacggggggggggcgaggggggggggggaggaaggagcggtgcggaagggggggcgggggctgcgggggggcggcccggccccgccccgccccgtcCCGGTGCCCCCGGCTGTTTTTCCCGGGTGTTTtcgcagccccccccccccccccccccccccagcgccTGCGGGCGGCTGGAGCATCCCGGGGACCTCGGAGCATCCCGGGGGCCTCGGAGCATCCTGGGGTCCTCAGAGCGCCCTGAGCCCCTTGGGAAGCCCTGGACCCCTTGGAGCATCCCTGGGCACCCCAAGCCTTTTAGAGCTCCCCAAACCCCTCAGAGCACCCTGGACCCCTTAGAGCATCCCAGGTCCCTCTGAGCACCCCAAGTCCTGGACTCCTGGGAACACCTCGAGCCCGTCAGATTACGCGTGGCTCCTAAGAGCAGCCCAAGCCCCTTGGAGCCTCCCAGGACCCTCAGAGCAACTGGAGCCCCTGAGAGACCCCCAAGCCCCTCGGAGCCCCTGGAGCCCCTCCAAGCCCCTCTGAGCACCCGGGGCCCTTTGGAGCACCCCAGTGAGTGCCTGAGTTGGCCCAGCTCCCGCCTGCTGGCAGGGCTGAGTGGGAGCATCCCACCTGCACAGCACCCACTGCTGgggtgctgcccccccccccagccccaatGAAGCCTGGAAGGAGTTTCCTAAATCCCCAGAGTTTCCTAAATCCCCAGAGTTTCCAAAGctagtttttttcattaaaataaaaacagaggcTCTGCCTGCTTCCCCCCCACCAAGCTCTGCGGtgcaagggctcctaaaaaCTTGTGATTTACAGGAAAAATCACCCCAAGGACCACAGGGGTTGTAAAAACCCGTAACGGCGAGGCCCAGCCATCGTTTGCAGCATGGGGCCGTGGAGGGACTTCACAtcccagcagcctcctgccctgtgccatCCCCACCCTGGAGGAAACAGGGTGCCCTAAACCCCGCTATAGCCCCCCGTCTCTGGGGCAGGGGTCTgcctgctggggggggggggggaggcagccCTGGTgggggctgcgggagggaggaagaggagggctgggaggcgAGGCTGAGGCAGGGCCGCGCGGGAGCAAGCTGTCGTCACTTCCTCCGGCCGCCCGGCGCAGGGCctggcggggggagcggggagcggggggccAGGCAGGGACGAGCCCCGACATGTCAGCACCATTcatccctctccctgctgcaaacCTCCTGGAACAACCCTGTGTGGGActcagctcccccccccccccccccaagaccccccccccagccccagctctccccctgtcctgggGCGCTGGGGCAGAGAGGGTCCCCCAAATCCCAGAGCCGGTGCAGCCGAGGATGGTGGTTTCTGCCCCATGCATCGCCCCTGGCCCCCCGTGAATGAGACCCCCCCCGCCCTGCAAACTGGAGGGGGCCCCAGCTTCTGACCACCATCAGAAAAAGCTGCTACAGCTCGGTGGGCTTTGGCTAAGTGGTCCTCGTGGCTTTTCCTGTGAGAAATCAGGGAACGGCGATGGTGCCCCGGGGTCCTGCTGCACCCCGTTGCCCTGCTTTGCCTCGCCGCTGCCCCAGTAGCTCCTGGGCGGCCGTGCTGAGTGGTCCAGAGTCGCGCCGGGATGTGGAGACGCCTGAGCTGGGTTCCTCGGGAGTTGGTTTCTGTATTCAGCATCTTCTGGAGGGTTCAACATGGGGGGAACGGGGCTGCCTCTGACGTGTGTCCGCCCACGTCCCCACGTGGGGACACATGGATGCAGGGCTCTTGTCACGGGGCCAGCGGGAGCCACGGGCTGAAACTGTTGTCCCAAAATCAGGGTTCTTTTTACCCGGTGTGCAATAATCCAATatctcacacacagagccgagatatttatttcatgtttgcgcaaagatgggtgctaggtgataattccacaaagctagcacacctggttaacacaaGGTGGACATTTTCATACTGTTTGACCATTTCTTAAcaggacaatactgtttacatctaatctttcaagattcttatCGGTCCCGGTAGTCTTCGGTTTCACttaaaggtacagagtttccttttaCTACCACGCATGCTCAGAGAagaaggggcttctgtgagtaaGGGGCTTCTAGGTTCGtgggtgtgattctaagtattctgATGAGACAGTTTGTTAAAGGGTAACTCCACAgtactgctgagtctgtttcaaagttatctaagtaaAGCTGATGaactactgtctgtttgcatcctccttcaagatgcaccagataTACCGGCCTTCggaacatcctgaagtgatcagccgtccttttgtaatcctctatatacatacaagataagatGACTTCACGTGTGACAGCTTACGCATTACAGCACCAGAGTGAAATACAAACTCTGggctcaattttttttatttactgattATTTACTGTAATTATTAACAATAATCCTATTTATACCCCAGCATCACCAGATCAGTTCCACTCACAGGGTACAAACAAGCAGCAAAGAGCCGGTCCTTGCTGCAGGGAGGCCGTCATCTAAAGCAGCTGTGGGATTCAGTGGCTGGCACCGGCACAGCCGGCCACCAGCACAGGCCAGGGGGGCTCGCAAGGAAGCGCTCGCTCAATGCCAGCCATCAGTGGAGAACTGCCGCGGAGCCGCCACCGGCTCCTTCGGCACAGCCTCGGCGGAGGTGGCGTGGGAGGATGGTGACCTTCTCCTTGCCTCCGGCCATGCGGCCACTGCACCCGGCTCAGATCTTCTGCACGTAGTTCCCAGGAAAAAGCCCTTCCTTGCCATGCAGCCGGCCTTTCCACCAGCCGGAGATATCTGGGAAGGCGGAAAAAAAGAGCTGGGTCAGGTGTGGTGCTGCCACAGGGTACAGCGGGGAGAagctgggcagggcaggagtCCGGGGGTACCTTCCAGCAGGATGTCAATGATGTCCCCCACGTTGAAGCTGAGCTCATCCACGTCCTGCCCGATGTACTGGTAGAGCGCCTGGCAGCGCGGCACGGCCACCTTGGGCTGCGGCTTGGGACGCCTGGCCGGGGGCGGCCGCTGGGTCAGGCTTCGCCGGCGCTGCATGCTGCAGGGCCGGGAGAAACGGCGTTAACACCGGGAAGGGCAGGAGGGCGTGGGATGCACTGCACCCTCCTTCCCATCCCGCTCTCCCCAACAATGGGATGCTCTGTGCCTGCAGCTCACGTGGGTCCTCCCAgtgcagggactgggagaacTGGGATGTGCAAGACCCTGGGAGATGCTATCCTGCCCGCAAAGCCAGATTGCCTGGACCTGGTCGGGCTGTTGCTCGGTTGGGCAACCAAGCTGCTCAGAGGGGAAAGAGCATctcctggggctggcagcagtgggaggggaggatgggcagggagggggatgCGGGCACCAGTACAGGACCTACCCGGCCACCCCCTGGTCAGGCACGTTGAGGAAATCCATGTTCTGCTCGGACGGGGGCCGCGTCTTCGGCTGGCGGCTGGCGTTTCGGGGGGGAAGCGCCGCGGCCGGTGGCCCCCGCGCCTGCTTCTGGGGCGTCGTGTAGGTGTCCCGCTGAGCCTGGCCGTCAGCCGCGCGGGAACTGGGGTGCCCCGTTCCTGCAGGCGCCTGGAAGACCCCCACCCCAGGATGGTGCATTACGGAGGGCCCACGATCAGCCTGCACCCCCCCCGGGAGTGCAGCGCTGGCTGGATCCAGGCTGGGGTCCCCCCTCCTCAGCACCCCCTCTTGGCACTGCCCTCCTCACCTCTGGGTGCCGGTGGGGCACTTCGGGAGGGTGCCGGGCACCTGCTGCCACCTCTGCTCTGCGTCGCCCCCTTCCTTGTGGGCTCTGGGGGGATACGAACCCCCCGTTAGGTGACGGTCCTCAGAGCCggctgggggggggctgccCCCACAGTTTGTACCCAGCTGCCCATTTCCCTGAAACGCCCCGTCCTGCCCCATCACCCGAGCAGAAGCGGGTCCCTCCTGGGTGAAAAGCAAACCCCGCAGGGCGGGGCACACGCTGGCTCACCCTGATATTCCCAGGCctccagctgtgccctgcggcCCCGGCGGTCCTGTTCCTCCCGCCCCTGCCACCCCCCGGGTGCCCTGGCACTCACTGGCATTCCTGGGGAGCCCATCCCCGATGCTGACCGTAAGGGTTTTGCCTCCGGCTTTGAGGGCGGCCACGTCGCCCTGTCCTCTGACGAAGGTGACGTTGCGGGTGCCGCCACCGCCCCAGCCCTCCTTCTTCACTCGAAACTGTAGTCTAGGGGAGAGAGAGGCCATGAGGCCACAGTGACAGGACCCTGTCCTGCTTTGTCACCTCTCC
This region of Gymnogyps californianus isolate 813 chromosome 24, ASM1813914v2, whole genome shotgun sequence genomic DNA includes:
- the ZNF414 gene encoding zinc finger protein 414; translation: MKTEKDEAVPTFSLGGKYAGDGAGCSEAALPGGPMPVAGSGGTSVQDLRPLKRRPVPGKHYQCSSYGCKLAFPSMQELMDHLKVHYRPTQSLEGKTFQCPTLGCTETFPSMQDLMAHMKVHYKPNRYFKCENCMLRFRTHRSLFKHLHVCSDSASSPTPPPKADKPVLPATSALEKEPPAKPPEGLPKLPSIIRPPEKEAILPGADTAPAAPATLPTSLPELPGSLEALPLVSPAPHPFPLLEPSLFGPSSLTRFSGPPPSSVPGPFLSYVHPSPYSLAQPPAQHRLRPYVPGHGPPISNAVWKKSQGHSSNSRIVWEHTRGRYTCMQCPYSTASREEMTLHIEDHRKNPPPPGRLDAEMDFGVGLASFHTKLTPEMENSLYSQL